GCTTTGACGAATTTGGTGCCGCGGAAGGGAAAAAGGGGGACAGCAGCATGCGTCACACCCGGAAGCGGCGAGCCGGAAGTGGGGTTGGCCAGGTTATCCCCAGGGGTGGAGAAACGGAGGCCCAGgaggaggggggaaaaaagaaggtGGAGGATTCTGGCTACCACTCTGAATCCGATACCACTTCTCTTAGACCTCAGAGACAGAAAAAGGGAAGGGTGTCTCATCCCatcccctttcctcctctcctccctctcctgagcCTTAGCCATGGCCGAGGCAGGGGCTGGGCTGAGCGAGACCGTCACTGAGACAACGGTTACCGTGACAACCGAGCCCGTGAGAAAGGCGGGGGGGGGCGGTGCTGTTTAGGGGTCTGGGAGATACtgggagggaggggacagggatTAGAAGAGTTGTTGGAGGAACTGGGCCTGGGAATATGGGAGGTGTGGGGCTGAATATCTAGGGCTGGGAGAATCGGAAGGTATTGGAGCTATTTAGAGTGGCAGAGATGGTGCAGGAGGCTGGTCAAGGATCATGTAATAGGGAGGTACAGTTAGGATATAGGTGTTGCTGCTTGGGGTGGTTATGTGTATAAGTAATGAACGAATGGGAAATTGAGGATTAAGGAGCCAGGAAGATGTTGGGAGGAAGTCAAAGGTAGTGTAAGAAAGCATGGTTGGGGGCCAACTTATCAATATTATCAatgcttatatttaaataaatatttattgaatggttGAATGTAAAAGGAAGTGGCaggaatgaggaaagaagaaaaggagatgaaAAGAGGCATTTTGAGAAATCAGAGAGCAAAGATGTAAATGGAGAAACAATAAGTATTTTTCCAAAAACATGTTAAGTTGCCTTCAAAGGGAGAAGATTGTGTTGGGCTTAATACTCTTGGATTAAAGGGAGCTTGGTAATTAATAGATTAATAATACTTGCTACTAGAGATGCCAGGATGCCAGACAATAGGTGGATAAGAGGTAGAGAGAGCTGGAGCTTGAGAATGagagaggttttgtttgtttgtttaatgggAAAAAGAAGAGGGGATCTGGAAAAAGGGAGATCAAAGATTAGGTGCTGGGGACTGAAAAGtaattttcatgtattaataCTACCAAGGATGATGTGGGGAGGAAGACGGAGAAACAGCGAGGATTATATTTTCCTTTGAAGAGTTGCTGGAACCTTCCCTAGGTTAGGAATTGTGCCTTCTCTTATACTGGTGATATAAGAACAGGAAATAATACTTATTCCTCAAGGGACTGTCTGAAGTCAAAGACCTGTTCTGTTTTATCTTCTCGCAACTCCCCTGGTGCTATGTCTGTGGTACTGATTGAGCTGAAGAAGATAAGAGAGGAAGTTCCCTGGGAGGGAGTGGGAAAGGTTAGTAGGAGGGGACTAGATAGGTACGCTCATCCTTAACCTTCTAGGAGAACCGGAGCCTTACCATCAAACTTCGGAAACggaagccagagaaaaaggtgGAATGGACAAGTGACACCGTGGACAATGAACACATGGGCCGCCGCTCATCAAAATGTGAGTAATTGTTGGCCCGCAGTAGCCCTGGAGTTCTGGCTCCCTTCAGCGTATCTTGTATCTACTCATATCCACTGGCTTTCCAGAAGCCCCCAGATGCTCATGGTTCTGTCGCTTTTTTGGTGGTTCTGTGGTATCAGGGAAAGAGGTAGGGAAGGGCTAGAACTGGAATTGCCTAGGTCTGATGACAAGAAGTATCAGAGGTGGGAGAAGTAGGGCTTTGAATTCGTGACTCTCTAAGAGGACAAGGGGAATGGGGCCTGAGTCCCAGAGGGTGGGCCTGGGGAAGGTGAATCCTGGAACGTAGGAGAAAATAGGAATTTTCACTGAGTTTGAGTGGGAATGGATCTGACTATACATCTTACCCTTCCTCCTCTTTAACTGGGCTCCTCCCTCTAAATCTAGGCTGCTGTATTTATGAGAAACCTCGGGCCTTTGGCGAGAGCTCCACGGAAAgtgatgaggaggaagaagagggctgTGGTCATACACACTGTGTACGTGGCCACCGCAAAGGACGGCGTCGTGCAACCCTAGGACCGACCCCCaccacccctccccagcctcctgaccCTTCCCAGCCCCCACCAGGGCCAATGCAGCACTAAATTCCTCTCTCCTCCACCATTCCTGTGTCTGTCTGGCCCTGAATGTATTCATGTGGCTACTTCTCcagccccctccttccctctcttctgcctgatagaggaaagaggaagaggagggtgaACAGAGATCTGGAATTATGACTTGCTGCTATTCCAAcccagcctcctgggttccccCAGTCCTCATTTTTCCACCCAATACCCACCCTTCTCTCTCAAGGGATCTAGTCAGCTTGGTCCCAGTCTCTTCCTTTTGTTCTCACTGCCAAACTGCCTGTCCTGGGATCTAGTTATCTTGGCCCTGCACGCTACATGAGTAGCAAACACTTAAATTGGGTTTTCAACAGTCCCAGCTTTCACTGCCAGGGTCCCAGTCAGATTCCAGGAATTTACACCCTAGCTTTGCTTGCTAATCCTGGTTTAGAGCTAtccttctaaaatatttaatccTAATTCTTAGTCCTTGACTGTGAGATATGAGGTCTTACAGGAGACCTCAGGGCTCCCAGCCCTTCTCCTCCTGCTAACCCTCCTCACGCCCTGAAGAGGAGTTAGAAAAGAGGTCCTTGTCATTCTCACCTCTTATGGAAAATAGAACAGGAAATAATCATATCCTTTCTTCCCACCCTTCTCCTGTGATTTAGGATTTCTGACAAAGATGGCTGAGATTGGTCACCTAGAGCCAACTATCTCCTCCGCcttttgtttttcagcttcaGAGACAGATCCAATATAGTCCCAGGGACCTGAGTCTCTGGGataggaaggaagagggaaggagcaaAGAGATTGGGGTATATCCCCTGTGCTACACTCTTACCTCTTAATTCCTAGACTTTGATTTCTCTGCCAGCCCAGATGTTCAGTTCTCTTGGCCCTCTCTACCCCTTACTGggatttggttttcattttccagTCCTTTTGCCATACACAGTTGCAGAGATCAGTCAAATCCATACGACCGCTGAGATCTCATTTATTGCCACAGATGcacaaaataaataacccaaaatCACAAAATGTGTTAAATATGGGCCCATTTATACATATGGGGAAGGGTGTGAGACTATACACAAGGATGAGTTTGGAGATGTCTGAAGTATTCCCAGGttgaggaggagagaggggaagtAGCACCATTGGCTCCTTTCTGTGAGTGTGTGCAGGGAGAAGTTTCAAGAAGGTTCTTATGGAAAAAAGGCTGTGAGCATAGAAAGCAGTCATAGGAAGTTGGGGAACCAGCTtgtccctccccaccccaagaTCCCCCAAAAGGGGTACGAAGCTTCCCAGAGGGCCACAGGGCCCAGACCAGAGTCAAGCCTCTTGTTTTAGGAGGAACCTCAGTGGACAGGCAGGGTAGCCCAGTCCTTAGACCTGTGGGGAAGGCCCTGAGCCCTTCTTTGGAGCTAGGAGAGGCAAGAGTGGGAGTCAAGTATTTGACCAGCAGAGCCTCTGTGTAGGAAACATGGTCACTTTACCATTACTGATGGGGAGGGCTTGTTCCCCATTGCAGGCCTAGAGTGGTTTGAATGGGAGAAGTCAGGAAGTACTGTAGCAGCTGTAGGGAAGAGAAGATTCTGAGAGCCAGAAAGCAGGAATGGATTTGATTTTGAGCAGGGACGTGGAAACGTGGAGAGCAGGTGAGATCTCATTTTTGGGGGGGGGAAATGTGGGTTGGGATTAATACTCCTGCAATGGTCGTGTGAATGTGTTCGCAGAAATGAGTGGGGAATTCCACGCCAAAAAGAAGCAGCTGCAGGGCCAGTGGCCGGGCCAAACTTCTAGCTGGACTCAGCTTTCCGCTGGTACAATGCGGAGCGGAGCACGAGGGTCGCAGGTGCAGAACAGCGGGAAGATGCGCTCCCCCAGGGGGGCGGACGCCTGGAAAGCATAAAGCAGGTCCAGTGAGCGGCCGTCGTAGAAGGCCACGCGGCCCCGCTCCCAGTCCAGGTCCACGCGAATACGCCGCGGCGGGGGCTCGACTCCGCCCAGCAGGGTGGGCTCGGGTGCCGTGAGGGCCCACAGGCGGCCGCCGCGGCCCTCCACGGCCCACACGGCCCCCGCAGGGCACAGCCTCACACAGCCCTTGCGTTGCACGGATTCCCCGGCCGCGCCCACTGCATAGTGGCTCTCCTCGTCGTCCTCATCCTCCCCCGAAGAGTCTCTGCAGGAGGCAGCGTCCGCAGTTTCCACCTCCCAGCAATGGCGGCCGGCCCCGAAGCCCTGCGCGCCCAGCACAGCCGGGAGCTGATCGAAGCGCTTGGGGCCGTCAGGGGGCGCGGGCGTCCCTGGTGGGGCCAGTTGAACGCTGCGGCGGTCGGCAGAGATGAGCAGGCGGCGGTGTGCGGTCCCAGGGTCCAGGGTCAGGTCGGCTGGAGAgcgggaggcagggagaggaccTCATGAGAGAGTTTTCTATATCACAGTCAGGGTAGGGTGGAGAATAGTCAATGGAGATCACGTAAAAGACTGAGTGCTAGTGACTCCACAACAGCTCAAAAGGCGGCTGCAAGACCAAAAAGGAGCAAGGCATGTGAAGAGCAGGCCTGGGCAATATCGGACCTTGTACTGATGCACCACTTCTGTAGAACTGGACCTGGGGAAGCATCATACTGGTCCAGGGCAGGGAGCACAGCAGGAAGATCAAAGGAGAGGTTGTCCGgtttgtggggttgggggaggaagaGTGAGGCTGATCTGACTTGGAGGGAGGAGTAAGGACTGATACCTCAATCTGCAGCATCTGGGGTGGGGCATGGGAGCTGGGTCAGCCAAATGGGGAATGTTCATCTGAAGAGAAAGCCATACTGATACTGGAACCTCAAGTGATGGGAAGGGCACAGGGAGGAATCCAAGGTATCCTGAGAAACCAGCCCACCCGCCCACAGGAATGGGGGTGGGTGGACAGGCCTATTTCTGTAGAAGGTGTGGGGCAGAGGAGGAGAGCAGGTGGTGATAGCCAGAGACCAGAAAGAAAGAACCATTGGTCTTATATGTTTGAGGTG
This genomic window from Chlorocebus sabaeus isolate Y175 chromosome 17, mChlSab1.0.hap1, whole genome shotgun sequence contains:
- the PPP1R11 gene encoding E3 ubiquitin-protein ligase PPP1R11 isoform X2, which encodes MAEAGAGLSETVTETTVTVTTEPENRSLTIKLRKRKPEKKVEWTSDTVDNEHMGRRSSKCCCIYEKPRAFGESSTESDEEEEEGCGHTHCVRGHRKGRRRATLGPTPTTPPQPPDPSQPPPGPMQH
- the PPP1R11 gene encoding E3 ubiquitin-protein ligase PPP1R11 isoform X1, encoding MRHTRKRRAGSGVGQVIPRGGETEAQEEGGKKKENRSLTIKLRKRKPEKKVEWTSDTVDNEHMGRRSSKCCCIYEKPRAFGESSTESDEEEEEGCGHTHCVRGHRKGRRRATLGPTPTTPPQPPDPSQPPPGPMQH
- the PPP1R11 gene encoding E3 ubiquitin-protein ligase PPP1R11 isoform X3 is translated as MRHTRKRRAGSGVGQENRSLTIKLRKRKPEKKVEWTSDTVDNEHMGRRSSKCCCIYEKPRAFGESSTESDEEEEEGCGHTHCVRGHRKGRRRATLGPTPTTPPQPPDPSQPPPGPMQH